A window of the Natronospira proteinivora genome harbors these coding sequences:
- the murG gene encoding undecaprenyldiphospho-muramoylpentapeptide beta-N-acetylglucosaminyltransferase yields MSRRHCVIMAGGTGGHVFPGLAVARVLEQRGWTVSWLGTEAGLEARVVPEAGIELDVIAVQSLRGGGLSRWLQMPFRLARAVWQARRILTRRQPAMVLGMGGFASGPGGLAARSLALPLVIHEQNGVAGLTNRVLARMAARVLAGFPDSFPEKCRAEIVGNPVRRAVSALPPPEQRFEHRQGPVRILILGGSQGARALNEWVPQAVRQLPARQVQVRHQCGRRWREESLAAWQGSEIEVQVEAFISDMAEAWAWADLAICRAGALTVAELSAAGVASVLIPFPAAVDDHQTVNATYLERARAARLLPQPRLEAGELAELLKALTSDRSLLRNMAQRAREKACPDADQLVADACEAAAMEARGGAA; encoded by the coding sequence TGGCCGGCGGCACCGGCGGACACGTCTTCCCGGGTCTGGCGGTGGCCCGCGTGCTGGAGCAACGCGGTTGGACCGTCAGCTGGCTGGGGACCGAGGCCGGTCTGGAGGCCCGTGTGGTCCCCGAGGCCGGCATCGAGCTGGATGTGATCGCCGTGCAGAGCCTGCGCGGCGGTGGATTGAGCCGTTGGCTGCAGATGCCTTTCCGCCTGGCCCGGGCCGTATGGCAGGCGCGGCGGATTTTGACCCGTCGCCAGCCCGCCATGGTTCTTGGTATGGGTGGCTTTGCCAGCGGGCCCGGGGGGCTGGCAGCGCGCAGCCTGGCACTGCCCCTGGTGATTCATGAACAGAACGGGGTGGCGGGGCTGACCAACCGGGTACTCGCCCGCATGGCGGCCCGGGTACTGGCCGGTTTCCCCGACAGCTTCCCCGAAAAGTGCCGGGCTGAGATCGTGGGCAATCCGGTTCGCCGGGCGGTATCCGCCTTGCCGCCACCCGAACAGCGATTCGAGCATCGGCAGGGGCCGGTCCGCATCCTGATCCTGGGGGGCTCCCAGGGCGCCCGGGCCCTGAACGAATGGGTCCCTCAAGCCGTGCGGCAGCTGCCGGCGCGGCAGGTTCAGGTAAGACACCAATGTGGTCGCCGCTGGCGCGAGGAAAGCCTGGCGGCCTGGCAGGGCAGTGAGATCGAGGTGCAGGTGGAAGCATTCATCAGTGACATGGCGGAAGCCTGGGCCTGGGCCGATCTGGCCATCTGCCGGGCCGGTGCCCTGACGGTGGCGGAGTTGTCTGCCGCCGGGGTGGCATCGGTGCTGATCCCCTTCCCGGCTGCGGTGGATGACCATCAGACGGTAAATGCCACTTATCTGGAGCGGGCCCGCGCCGCCCGACTGCTGCCCCAGCCCCGTCTGGAGGCCGGCGAGTTGGCGGAGCTGCTCAAGGCCCTGACCAGTGACCGCAGTCTGCTGCGGAACATGGCCCAGCGGGCCCGTGAGAAGGCTTGCCCGGACGCCGATCAACTGGTGGCGGATGCCTGCGAGGCGGCGGCCATGGAAGCCCGGGGAGGTGCGGCATGA
- the murC gene encoding UDP-N-acetylmuramate--L-alanine ligase — protein MSDRMHRIHRIHMVGIGGTGMSGIAEVLNNIGYEVSGSDLKSSPVTRRLGELGIRIFNTHAAENVHGSDVVVISSAVSGENPEIQAAKEARVPVVPRAEMLAELMRFRRGVAVAGTHGKTTTTSLVASLLGEGGLDPTFVIGGRLNSAGANARLGSGRWLVAEADESDASFLHLQPILAVVTNIDADHLEAYEGTYRRLREAFVQFLHNLPFYGLAMVCVDDPGVREILPEVNRSLIRYGTHEEADVRGYDYRPEGAGSHFKVAFREGGSLDVRLNLPGRHNFLNALAAIAVARELEVSDGQIQKALDEFQGIGRRFQIQGSIPAGAGQALLVDDYGHHPSELKATLNAAREGWPDRRLVLVFQPHRYSRTRDLFEDFSEVLSEVDALLLTDVYAAGEAAIEGADGRSLARSVRARGKVDPVFVAASEDLFDALPGVIQDRDLVLTMGAGDIGSISARLPDALAAKEGRNE, from the coding sequence ATGAGTGATCGCATGCACCGCATACATCGAATTCATATGGTAGGCATCGGGGGTACCGGCATGAGCGGTATCGCCGAGGTGCTCAATAATATCGGCTATGAAGTCAGTGGTTCGGATCTGAAGTCGTCTCCGGTCACGCGCCGATTGGGTGAGCTGGGTATTCGCATTTTCAACACCCATGCGGCGGAGAATGTGCACGGCAGTGACGTGGTGGTGATCTCCTCGGCGGTGTCCGGGGAAAATCCGGAAATCCAGGCCGCCAAGGAAGCGCGAGTGCCGGTGGTGCCGCGAGCGGAGATGCTGGCTGAACTGATGCGCTTCCGTCGGGGTGTGGCGGTGGCCGGCACCCACGGCAAGACCACCACCACCAGCCTGGTGGCCAGCCTGCTGGGAGAAGGCGGGCTGGACCCGACTTTCGTGATTGGTGGCCGTTTGAACAGCGCCGGCGCCAATGCGCGGCTGGGCAGCGGGCGCTGGCTGGTGGCCGAAGCGGATGAAAGCGATGCCTCCTTCCTGCATCTGCAGCCCATCCTGGCGGTGGTCACCAATATCGATGCCGATCACCTGGAAGCCTATGAGGGCACCTATCGGCGTCTGCGCGAAGCCTTTGTTCAGTTTCTCCACAACTTGCCTTTCTATGGTCTGGCGATGGTCTGCGTGGATGATCCGGGCGTGCGCGAGATCCTGCCCGAGGTCAATCGTTCCCTGATTCGCTATGGCACCCATGAAGAGGCCGATGTCAGGGGCTATGACTACCGGCCGGAGGGGGCCGGCAGTCACTTCAAGGTGGCCTTTCGGGAGGGCGGAAGCCTGGATGTGCGCTTGAACCTGCCGGGCCGCCACAACTTTCTCAACGCCCTGGCCGCGATTGCCGTGGCACGGGAGCTGGAGGTGAGTGACGGGCAGATTCAAAAGGCCCTGGACGAGTTCCAGGGGATTGGCCGGCGTTTCCAGATCCAGGGAAGCATCCCGGCAGGGGCTGGCCAGGCCTTGCTGGTGGATGACTATGGGCATCACCCCAGCGAGCTCAAGGCGACCTTGAATGCGGCCCGGGAGGGCTGGCCGGATCGTCGCTTGGTGCTGGTGTTCCAGCCTCATCGCTACAGCCGCACGCGGGATCTGTTCGAGGACTTCAGCGAGGTCCTCTCGGAAGTGGATGCCCTGCTGCTGACCGATGTCTATGCCGCCGGTGAGGCCGCGATTGAAGGCGCCGACGGTCGCAGTCTGGCGCGCAGCGTGCGGGCCCGGGGCAAGGTGGACCCGGTGTTCGTGGCCGCCAGCGAGGATCTCTTTGATGCCCTGCCCGGCGTGATTCAGGACAGGGACCTGGTGCTCACCATGGGCGCCGGGGATATCGGTTCCATCTCGGCACGGCTGCCGGACGCCTTGGCGGCAAAGGAGGGGCGGAATGAATGA
- a CDS encoding D-alanine--D-alanine ligase — protein sequence MNDQALIQRLGRVAVLFGGDSAERAISLKSGGAVLRALREAGVNAEALDPAEEGLVRLMAGKFDRAFIVLHGRGGEDGTIQGALESMGIPYTGSGVLGSALAMDKLRSKRLWQGEGLPTPPFALARDEVELEAAMAAVGFPMVVKPSREGSSIGMSLVHDAEALKIAWREAAALDDQVLLERYVQGGEYTAGILGDWVLPMIRLQTPHAFYDYAAKYESDTTEYHCPCGLSEAREAELAALCRRAFASVDGNHWGRVDFMLDADDQPWLLEVNTVPGMTDHSLVPMAAQVAGMDFPSLVVRILAATLDERDGGEP from the coding sequence ATGAATGATCAAGCCCTGATTCAGCGCCTGGGTCGAGTGGCCGTGCTCTTCGGTGGTGACTCCGCCGAGCGGGCTATCTCGCTGAAAAGCGGTGGAGCCGTGCTTCGGGCACTGCGAGAAGCGGGTGTGAATGCCGAGGCATTGGACCCGGCGGAAGAGGGTCTGGTGCGCCTGATGGCCGGCAAGTTTGATCGGGCCTTCATCGTCCTGCATGGCCGGGGCGGCGAAGACGGCACCATTCAGGGCGCGCTGGAAAGCATGGGGATTCCCTATACCGGCAGCGGGGTGCTGGGCTCGGCGCTGGCCATGGACAAGCTGCGCAGCAAGCGACTCTGGCAGGGCGAGGGTTTGCCCACGCCGCCCTTTGCGCTGGCCCGCGACGAAGTCGAACTGGAAGCGGCCATGGCCGCAGTGGGCTTTCCGATGGTGGTCAAGCCTTCCCGGGAAGGCTCAAGCATCGGCATGAGTCTGGTCCACGATGCCGAGGCGCTGAAAATTGCCTGGCGGGAAGCGGCGGCCCTGGATGACCAGGTGCTACTGGAACGCTATGTACAGGGGGGTGAGTACACCGCTGGGATCCTGGGTGATTGGGTATTGCCCATGATTCGTCTGCAGACGCCCCATGCCTTTTACGACTACGCGGCCAAGTATGAATCCGATACCACCGAGTATCACTGCCCCTGCGGTCTGTCCGAGGCCCGGGAAGCGGAGCTGGCGGCCCTGTGTCGTCGGGCCTTCGCCTCGGTGGATGGTAATCACTGGGGCCGGGTCGACTTCATGCTGGATGCCGACGATCAGCCCTGGTTATTGGAAGTGAATACCGTGCCGGGCATGACCGACCACAGCTTGGTGCCCATGGCCGCCCAGGTGGCGGGCATGGATTTTCCGTCGCTGGTGGTGCGCATTCTGGCCGCCACCCTGGATGAGCGGGACGGAGGTGAACCATGA
- a CDS encoding cell division protein FtsQ/DivIB — protein MSQARRKSSQPQTVPLAQRLRWPLGLALGLALVIGGGFIAQQWLAEFEGPAFETLVIKGERRQLSPDHIRAQVKPALESGYFGADLSGLRQNLEAEPWVASVSVRRQWPSTLELTVREQVPVAIWNRQGFLNHSGDFFVPREIHEEPGFLPELNGPEGSESEVLDRYRDFQEQLDRIGLVAETVTLSERRAWQMGLMEGPTLYLGRQDGERRFTRFVSVAYPALKQAGRFQLDDLDYIDMRYTNGFSLAPKVASGASETEDAGNG, from the coding sequence ATGAGTCAGGCGCGCCGAAAGTCCAGCCAACCCCAGACGGTCCCCCTGGCCCAGCGTCTGCGTTGGCCCCTGGGCCTGGCCCTGGGACTGGCCCTGGTGATCGGAGGCGGCTTCATTGCCCAGCAATGGCTGGCGGAGTTTGAGGGGCCGGCCTTCGAGACCCTGGTGATCAAGGGAGAGCGGCGACAGTTGAGTCCGGATCATATTCGGGCCCAGGTCAAACCGGCCCTGGAATCCGGTTATTTTGGTGCCGATTTGTCGGGCCTGCGGCAAAACCTGGAAGCCGAGCCCTGGGTAGCGTCGGTCAGCGTGCGGCGGCAATGGCCGTCCACCCTGGAGCTGACGGTCCGTGAACAGGTGCCGGTGGCGATCTGGAACCGGCAAGGGTTTTTGAATCACAGCGGGGACTTTTTTGTGCCCCGAGAGATTCACGAGGAACCCGGTTTTCTGCCCGAGCTCAACGGCCCGGAAGGTAGTGAGTCGGAAGTGCTGGATCGGTATCGGGATTTTCAGGAACAGCTGGATCGCATCGGGCTGGTAGCCGAGACGGTCACGCTGAGCGAGCGACGGGCCTGGCAGATGGGATTGATGGAGGGGCCAACGCTCTATCTGGGCCGGCAGGACGGGGAACGGCGTTTTACGCGCTTTGTGTCTGTGGCCTATCCGGCCCTGAAACAGGCCGGCCGCTTCCAGCTGGATGATCTGGATTACATCGACATGCGCTATACCAATGGATTTTCGCTAGCCCCGAAGGTGGCGTCAGGTGCAAGCGAAACAGAGGACGCAGGCAATGGTTAA
- the ftsA gene encoding cell division protein FtsA produces the protein MVKKSEKNLIVGLDIGTSKVVAIVGEIKGEDHVEVIGIGHHPSRGLKKGVVVNIESTVQSIQRAVEEAELMAGCEINSVFAGIAGSHVKSLNSHGIVAIRDKEVTPGDVERVIDAARAVAIPADQKILHILPQEFIIDDQDGIREPVGMSGVRLEAKVHMVTGAASAAQNIIKCVRRCGLEVDDIILEQLASSYSVLTEDEKDLGVCIVDVGGGTTDMAVFTDGSIRHTAVIPIAGDQVTNDIAVALRTPTHHAEEIKVKYACALPQLASPDETIEVPSVGDRPARRLARQTLAEVVEPRYEELFSLVQAELRRSGFEDMIAAGLVLTGGSAKMEGAVELAEEVFHMPVRLGTPQHVFGLSDVVRNPVYATGVGLLLFGSKGLSSGGSEDSMQGGFKEVWDRMRSWFQGNF, from the coding sequence ATGGTTAAGAAGTCAGAGAAAAATCTGATCGTGGGTTTGGATATTGGCACCTCCAAGGTTGTCGCCATCGTTGGCGAGATCAAGGGGGAAGACCATGTGGAAGTGATCGGTATCGGTCACCACCCCTCCCGTGGCTTGAAGAAGGGCGTGGTGGTGAATATCGAATCCACCGTCCAGTCCATTCAGCGAGCCGTGGAGGAAGCCGAGCTGATGGCCGGCTGCGAGATCAACTCGGTCTTTGCGGGCATTGCCGGCAGCCATGTGAAAAGCCTTAATTCCCACGGCATCGTTGCTATTCGGGACAAGGAGGTTACACCGGGGGATGTAGAACGGGTCATCGATGCGGCCCGGGCAGTGGCCATTCCGGCGGACCAGAAGATCCTGCATATCCTGCCCCAGGAATTCATCATTGATGATCAGGATGGCATCCGCGAGCCGGTGGGCATGTCCGGGGTTCGGCTGGAAGCCAAGGTGCATATGGTCACCGGTGCCGCCAGTGCCGCTCAGAACATCATCAAGTGTGTTCGCCGCTGTGGCCTGGAAGTGGATGACATCATCCTGGAGCAGCTGGCGTCCAGCTACTCCGTGCTCACAGAGGATGAAAAGGACCTGGGTGTCTGCATCGTGGACGTGGGCGGTGGTACCACGGATATGGCCGTGTTTACGGACGGCTCCATTCGCCATACGGCCGTGATTCCCATTGCCGGCGATCAGGTGACCAATGACATCGCGGTGGCCTTGAGAACGCCCACCCATCACGCAGAAGAGATCAAGGTGAAGTACGCCTGTGCCCTGCCACAGTTGGCCAGCCCCGATGAAACCATCGAGGTGCCCAGCGTGGGGGACCGCCCCGCTCGCCGCCTGGCCCGACAGACCCTGGCCGAGGTGGTGGAGCCGCGCTACGAGGAATTGTTCAGCCTGGTTCAGGCTGAACTGCGCCGATCCGGTTTCGAAGACATGATTGCCGCCGGACTGGTGCTCACCGGCGGCAGCGCGAAGATGGAAGGCGCTGTGGAATTGGCCGAGGAAGTTTTCCACATGCCGGTACGGCTGGGTACGCCCCAGCACGTCTTTGGCTTGTCCGATGTGGTTCGTAACCCGGTCTATGCCACCGGGGTGGGGCTGTTGCTGTTCGGCAGCAAGGGTCTATCCAGTGGTGGCTCGGAGGACAGCATGCAAGGTGGTTTCAAGGAGGTGTGGGATCGTATGAGAAGTTGGTTCCAGGGCAATTTCTAG
- the ftsZ gene encoding cell division protein FtsZ, giving the protein MFELMDGYSQNAVIKVIGVGGGGGNAVAHMVNNGIEGAEFICANTDAQALQNTNVKTQLQIGCNITKGLGAGANPEIGRQAAMEDRDRLIEVIEGTDMLFITAGMGGGTGTGAAPVVAQVARELGVLTVAVVTKPFVFEGGKRMESAQAGIEELSRNVDSLITIPNDKLLAVLGKQTSLLDAFKSANNILLGACQGIAELITRPGLINVDFADVRTVMSEMGMAMMGSGVATGENRGREAAEAAVASPLLEDIDLSGARGILVNVTAGMDMGIGEFDEVGQTVKEFASDDATVVVGAVIDPEMSSEIRVTVVATGLGAPQANREKPDMKVVKRGNDGKVDYADLERPAIMRRKAAGGESFSSERKDDTEYLDIPAFLRRQAD; this is encoded by the coding sequence ATGTTTGAACTAATGGATGGCTACAGCCAGAACGCCGTGATCAAAGTGATCGGTGTCGGTGGTGGGGGCGGTAATGCCGTCGCCCATATGGTTAACAACGGGATCGAGGGTGCGGAGTTCATCTGTGCCAATACCGATGCCCAGGCATTGCAGAACACCAATGTGAAGACCCAGTTGCAGATTGGCTGCAACATCACCAAGGGTCTGGGTGCGGGGGCCAACCCCGAGATTGGTCGGCAGGCGGCCATGGAAGACCGGGACCGCCTGATCGAGGTGATTGAAGGCACTGACATGCTCTTCATCACCGCTGGCATGGGCGGTGGTACCGGCACGGGGGCTGCCCCGGTGGTAGCCCAGGTGGCCCGGGAGCTGGGTGTGCTCACCGTTGCCGTGGTCACCAAGCCCTTTGTTTTCGAAGGCGGCAAACGTATGGAGTCCGCCCAGGCGGGGATTGAGGAACTTTCCCGCAATGTGGACTCTCTGATTACCATTCCCAACGACAAGTTGCTGGCGGTGCTGGGCAAGCAGACCAGTCTGCTGGATGCCTTCAAGTCTGCCAATAACATCCTGCTGGGTGCTTGTCAGGGGATTGCGGAACTCATTACCCGCCCGGGTCTGATCAACGTGGACTTTGCGGACGTTCGCACGGTGATGTCTGAAATGGGCATGGCCATGATGGGCTCCGGCGTTGCCACTGGCGAGAACCGGGGTCGGGAAGCGGCCGAGGCGGCAGTGGCCAGTCCCTTGCTGGAGGACATCGATCTTTCCGGTGCCCGCGGCATCCTGGTCAATGTGACCGCCGGCATGGATATGGGTATCGGTGAATTCGACGAGGTCGGTCAGACCGTGAAGGAATTCGCCTCGGATGACGCCACCGTGGTGGTGGGGGCCGTGATTGATCCGGAAATGAGCAGCGAAATCCGGGTCACCGTGGTTGCCACTGGCCTGGGGGCGCCGCAGGCAAATCGCGAGAAACCCGATATGAAGGTGGTCAAGCGGGGGAATGATGGAAAAGTGGATTATGCGGACCTGGAGCGTCCGGCCATTATGCGCCGCAAGGCCGCCGGTGGTGAGAGTTTCTCCAGCGAGCGGAAAGATGATACCGAGTACCTGGATATCCCGGCCTTTCTCCGGCGTCAGGCCGATTGA
- the lpxC gene encoding UDP-3-O-acyl-N-acetylglucosamine deacetylase, whose product MLKQRTLKNMIRATGVGLHTGEKVYMTLRPAAPNTGIVFRRVDLEEPVDIRARAQMVGDTLLSTTLVDGEVRVATIEHLMSAFAGLGIDNAYVDLSAPEVPIMDGSAGPFVFLLQSAGIEEQNAAKKFIRIKKPIRVEEEGKWAAFEPFNGFKVDFEIDFQHPVFKKHSQNALIDFSTTSFVKEVSRARTFGFMRDIETLRERNLALGGSLDNAIVVDDFRILNEDGLRYEDEFVKHKVLDAIGDLYLLGHSLIGAFTGCRSGHSTNNKLLRALIADESAWEEVTFDDVSEAPISYMTPVQAVQL is encoded by the coding sequence ATGCTGAAGCAGCGCACACTGAAGAACATGATTCGTGCCACCGGTGTTGGATTGCACACCGGTGAGAAGGTCTATATGACCCTGCGGCCCGCGGCACCCAATACGGGTATCGTGTTCCGTCGGGTGGACCTGGAAGAACCGGTGGATATTCGTGCCCGCGCCCAGATGGTTGGAGACACCTTGCTCTCCACCACCCTGGTGGACGGAGAGGTTCGTGTGGCCACCATTGAGCATCTGATGTCCGCCTTTGCCGGCCTGGGCATTGATAACGCCTATGTGGATCTCAGCGCGCCCGAAGTGCCCATCATGGATGGTAGCGCCGGGCCTTTCGTATTCCTGCTTCAGTCCGCCGGAATCGAAGAACAGAATGCGGCCAAGAAGTTTATTCGCATCAAAAAGCCCATTCGCGTGGAAGAAGAAGGCAAGTGGGCGGCATTTGAGCCCTTCAATGGATTCAAGGTGGATTTTGAAATCGACTTCCAGCATCCGGTGTTCAAAAAGCATAGTCAGAACGCCCTGATCGATTTTTCCACCACCTCCTTCGTCAAGGAGGTCAGCCGTGCCCGGACCTTCGGCTTCATGCGGGATATCGAAACCCTGCGGGAGCGGAACCTGGCCCTGGGCGGCAGTCTGGACAATGCCATCGTCGTGGACGACTTCCGTATCCTCAACGAGGACGGTCTTCGTTACGAGGATGAGTTCGTCAAGCACAAGGTGCTGGACGCCATTGGTGATCTGTATCTGCTGGGGCATAGTCTGATTGGCGCGTTTACCGGTTGTCGCTCCGGCCACAGCACCAACAACAAGCTGTTGCGGGCCCTGATTGCCGATGAGTCCGCCTGGGAAGAGGTTACTTTCGATGATGTATCGGAAGCGCCGATTTCCTATATGACCCCCGTGCAGGCGGTGCAGCTCTAA
- a CDS encoding DciA family protein produces the protein MRQAQGPLAQLIDIAGRQNSLTMRVRDRLPGPLAPHCLGVEFHEGKLRITMDSPAWATRLRYLLPQLESSLKQLPMPAAQSLEVRAGRTGDKAPAARPTSSTEDQGPGLSADSREHIRQAARGIRDPELRQAFERLAGLKASRS, from the coding sequence ATGCGTCAAGCACAGGGGCCGCTCGCCCAGCTGATTGACATCGCTGGTCGGCAAAACAGCCTGACCATGCGGGTTCGAGACCGTCTTCCCGGGCCTCTCGCTCCCCATTGCCTGGGGGTGGAATTTCACGAGGGCAAACTGCGTATCACCATGGACAGTCCGGCCTGGGCCACCCGGCTGCGCTACCTGTTGCCGCAACTGGAAAGCAGCCTCAAGCAGCTCCCCATGCCGGCAGCCCAGTCACTGGAAGTGCGCGCCGGCCGTACTGGTGACAAGGCCCCGGCGGCCCGCCCCACATCAAGCACTGAGGACCAAGGCCCAGGGCTGAGCGCCGACAGCCGCGAACATATCCGTCAGGCGGCACGGGGTATTCGGGACCCGGAACTACGTCAAGCTTTCGAACGTCTGGCGGGCCTGAAAGCCTCCAGGTCTTGA
- a CDS encoding M23 family metallopeptidase yields MNIIVWTKGGSSRQFNLATPGNLALLTVGLLFFSGLIALGSFFAAQTYFTEAPDERAQRLQAELAQERARIEILESESERKIVALNTQLGVMQAQVTRLNALGERLTRMAGLEEGEFNFGAMPPLGGPEEPLGAGSLGDEEANLGVEERVQDLANQISDRDRQLGVLENLLMNRNVQDRVKPQGRPIEGGWVSSGYGSRTDPFSGRRAWHGGIDFAGHKGTDVMAVAAGVVTWSGDRYGYGLMVEVNHGNGYVTRYAHNKENLVSVGDMVQKGDVIALLGQTGRATGPHVHFEVHQNGRSVNPAEYIRADN; encoded by the coding sequence ATGAATATCATTGTCTGGACAAAAGGGGGCAGTTCCCGTCAGTTCAATCTGGCGACGCCGGGCAATCTGGCCTTGTTGACCGTGGGGCTGTTGTTTTTTTCCGGTCTGATCGCCCTCGGCAGTTTTTTCGCCGCCCAGACCTATTTCACCGAAGCGCCGGACGAGCGCGCCCAGCGTCTCCAGGCCGAATTGGCCCAGGAACGTGCCCGCATTGAAATCCTGGAAAGCGAATCCGAACGCAAGATTGTGGCACTGAATACCCAGTTGGGGGTGATGCAGGCCCAGGTGACTCGTCTCAATGCCCTTGGCGAACGCCTGACCCGCATGGCCGGCCTGGAGGAAGGCGAGTTCAATTTCGGTGCCATGCCCCCTCTGGGTGGCCCGGAAGAGCCCTTGGGCGCGGGCTCCCTGGGGGATGAAGAGGCCAATCTGGGCGTGGAAGAAAGGGTTCAGGACCTGGCCAATCAAATCAGTGATCGGGATCGGCAGCTCGGCGTCCTTGAAAACTTGCTCATGAATCGCAATGTTCAGGACAGGGTCAAGCCTCAGGGGCGGCCCATTGAGGGAGGCTGGGTGTCCTCCGGTTATGGTTCCCGCACGGATCCCTTTAGTGGGCGTCGGGCTTGGCACGGGGGCATTGATTTCGCTGGCCACAAAGGTACGGACGTCATGGCGGTTGCCGCCGGGGTTGTGACCTGGTCGGGGGATCGTTACGGCTACGGACTCATGGTCGAGGTCAATCACGGTAACGGATATGTGACGCGCTATGCGCACAATAAGGAAAATCTGGTTTCCGTGGGGGATATGGTCCAGAAGGGTGATGTCATTGCCTTGTTGGGCCAAACTGGTCGGGCAACCGGGCCCCATGTGCATTTCGAGGTTCACCAGAACGGCCGTTCCGTCAACCCTGCCGAATACATTCGAGCCGATAACTGA